The window CGGTTTCGACCACAGTCATGTTTTTACAAAGCAAAGCCTGGGACTTAAAACGATGAAAGAACGTATTAAAATACTCGGCGGAAAATTAGAAATGACCACAAAACCAAATATAGGAACTACTATAAAAGTTATGATACCGGCCAGGCTATGAATAAAAAACCAAGCATACTGATTGCAGACGATCATCCGTTATTACTGAAAGGATTAGATGAAGAACTGGTATCTAAAGAATATAATGTGATAGCCACAGCTATAAACGGAATGCAGGCGCTTGATCTTATATTGAATAGAGAACCCGAAATAGCGATATTAGATATAGAAATGCCTTTACTCTCAGGGATAGAAGTCATTAAAAAATCGAAAAAAGAAGGCAGTAAGACAAAGTTTATCGTGCTCACTTCCCATAAAGAGCAAGGACTTATTTATATGTCTACCCAATTGGGAATCGACGGATACTTACTCAAAGAGGAACCCATGTCTGAGATCGAACGCTGTATTGCCAAAGTAATGAAGAACGAAACGTATTTTAGCACTACGTTTAGCAGGGTTTTGGAAACCGAAATAAATCCGCAACTCGAAAAGCTAAAACTATTATCGCCTTCCGAACGTACCATACTCCGCTTGGTAGCCCAGTCAATGACATCAAAAGAAATCGCTGATCACTTACTCATATCGGTCAGAACCGTTCAAAAGCACCGGAGTAATATCATTCAGAAACTAGATATCGAAAACCATGATGATCAATTAATCTCATGGACACAAAAATATAAAGAACTGATATTGTCTTTGTAAAATTATTACAATGCAATCTGCCAATTAGATCGATTGTTTTCGGTCGAGTCCAGATATTATCGGTATGAACACTTTTTATTAATGTAACGTGAGTTCGATATCAAGTAAAGTTCAAAATATTGATGATACGTTTTTTAAACGAAAATAGTGTTGTCTCCTCGATCTGACATAAATAAAGCTAAACACCCATGAATGTGCAAAATACAAATAGAACTCACGTTAATGTATTAAAATATTTATGAATGCTTTGCATTTCCTCAATCTAAAGATTAGTTTTAAACGGCCTACGAAAGTGTTCCGTAAAACTGGCAGTAAGATGGCTGAAAAAATTAATTTACTGACAAACAACGAAATAAATTTTCCCGGCTGAGTACCCAACCCAGACGGGCTTATCCGCCAGGTAGCTTATATTTTCAGTCGGATATTGCGTTTCTCCATCCATCCGACAAAAAGAATAATTACAAAAGAAAATAACAACGACTTTACAATTCCCGGAAACCCCGACGATATCGCAGAAGGCCACTCAAAACCAATAAGTATAACCATCGGATAAATAAAATAAGGCATTAAATAACAGCTAAGAGTGCTGGTGCCGGCAGGCTTTAAAAGGTCAGCCCATTTGTAAAAATGAAACTTGTCTGTTACTATGTAAAAAAGAACATACAAAATATAACTGATGCCGATACACAGAGCACTCCAGGTAGGAGTTGCCTGTATTTTAGATATTGGAAAGATCGTTCTGAGCGCAAAACCATAGAGAATAAAAAGAAGTCCTGCACCAAATACAACGCTTAAAAAAAGATGCTCTTTTTCCTTTTCCCTGAAATACAGAAACAAACTAGTACACAATACGCCTGCCATTACTAAAACATAATTAGCAGCACTGACAATAAGCTTAAAAGCAGGAATGTTTTGAAAGTAACCGTTTTCCTGTATATTCATAAATAAGAAAAATAAGAAAACCAGAAACAGGTATGGGCGGTGCTTTCTAAGAAGTAAGTAAACGATACCGCTAAAAAAATAAGCCCACCCTATAAGTCCGAGTATGCCCCACCAGCCGGGACGCATCCATACTATCGAATCGGCACTGCCCCCTTTATATATAATTCCCAGAAAAACCAATAGTAGCACACCGATTACCCGGATTACGATTTCAGTATTTTTATCAATCCATGAAATTCTTTTATAATCCAGCCATATCAGGCAGATGGCCAGGGCCATCAGGATTTCCCAATAATGCTTGTTAATAAGCATGGTATCGTCATAAATAGTTTCAAAATTCACCATATAAAAACCCATGGTTAAAAGGGCTATGGTACGGAAGATAATATGTTTGAATATGCCTGTAACAGTATCTCCCTTTTTTAGCCGGGTGTGAATAGCAAGCGGAATTGACAGCCCTACTATAAAAAGGAATAAGGGGAAAATAATATCAGAAAACCCCATGCGGTCTTCGTTAGCAGCTGCATGCTCCAGCCATTCAGGAACTCCGGTGAGAGACCACAGGTCATTCACAAAGATCATAAAAAACATGGTTAAGGCACGAAAGATGTCAATAGAACGGATTCTTTTACTTTTCAAGACTGATGGTTTATTGGTTAATCAAATTGCTCTGAAACCAATCCTGTATAGCCCATAGCACATTTAACGGGATAAGCTTCGGAGGATTTAAATCCCGTAATCGGGTAAGAGTTAAATATAATAGAATTTAGAATAATTGAAACCATGTCGTTTAATTATTTAAAGTCAGAATGATGAGGCGGTGTATTGCTAATAGGGTTTTCGGACCAGCCATTTTACCAAATGGAGTTACCGGTGCCGGGTGTAAGAATTGCTGATTTTCAAAAAATAACATACTTTAGTAACTACGTTCCCTTGGAAGATTTAAATTCCGGGAATAAATAAACAAAACCCAAACACCATGAGAAAAATCAAACGTAAAACAATGCTGTGGCGAAACAACAAGTCTTTTTTCTGCGCCTTCATGGCACTCACATTAACCATGAGCTCTTGTAGTAGCGATGACGGAAACGACCAAAACATTGAAATTACAGAAGAAACAGCGGCCAATGCCATTATAATGGCGGCATCACCTGAAGCCGGAGGTGTTCTGGCCTATACAATGGAAGGAATATCAATTTTAGAAGGTAATGCAACCGCCGGGAAAGCGGAGGCACCTGCAAAATCAGCAGCATACGAATGTGGAGTAACCTACGATGAAGCGTTTACACATAACGAAGTTTCT of the Zhouia spongiae genome contains:
- a CDS encoding response regulator; this encodes MNKKPSILIADDHPLLLKGLDEELVSKEYNVIATAINGMQALDLILNREPEIAILDIEMPLLSGIEVIKKSKKEGSKTKFIVLTSHKEQGLIYMSTQLGIDGYLLKEEPMSEIERCIAKVMKNETYFSTTFSRVLETEINPQLEKLKLLSPSERTILRLVAQSMTSKEIADHLLISVRTVQKHRSNIIQKLDIENHDDQLISWTQKYKELILSL
- a CDS encoding heparan-alpha-glucosaminide N-acetyltransferase domain-containing protein, which gives rise to MKSKRIRSIDIFRALTMFFMIFVNDLWSLTGVPEWLEHAAANEDRMGFSDIIFPLFLFIVGLSIPLAIHTRLKKGDTVTGIFKHIIFRTIALLTMGFYMVNFETIYDDTMLINKHYWEILMALAICLIWLDYKRISWIDKNTEIVIRVIGVLLLVFLGIIYKGGSADSIVWMRPGWWGILGLIGWAYFFSGIVYLLLRKHRPYLFLVFLFFLFMNIQENGYFQNIPAFKLIVSAANYVLVMAGVLCTSLFLYFREKEKEHLFLSVVFGAGLLFILYGFALRTIFPISKIQATPTWSALCIGISYILYVLFYIVTDKFHFYKWADLLKPAGTSTLSCYLMPYFIYPMVILIGFEWPSAISSGFPGIVKSLLFSFVIILFVGWMEKRNIRLKI